The window CAACTCCGGCATCAAGGGCCGCCGAGAGGATATAATTGTACCTCTTCCACCACATTTTCCGGTACCTAAACACGAAAAAATTGAAAATCGTCCCCACTAATATCCACGAATTGTAGTTCACGGCAGCAGCTGGCGGCATATAGGCGGTGGCACCAAGGAGCACCGGGAGGTTAATGAGAGGAATCCAAGATACCTTCGGGAATGCTTTGTGACATAACCATACTATGATTGGGCCCACAAACCCACCTAGAAAGAACCAATTTAGGGCTCCGTAGTTCCCTAGAGACCCGAAGATTCTTTTTGGCCCAACTAAGCCCCAAATGACGGATGCATCGAAAAATACATGGTCATATGGACATGTCCATGGGCTATTGGACTTAGGGTCAGGGTGACACATGTCCTCTATATTGTTTAAAAGGTACCACGCAACGCTTAAATTTACGGTTCCAGCTATTATTGTTCCAAGAAACTGCAATAGCAAAGTAGACAATATTCAGATTAGTTGTGTTGTCATATACAATTTTCTAGAATGAATCTTTTATCTTTCTAGTATATATTACgaaactaaaaaaatattatatcttattattctgaaaaaaataaataaataaataagaagacTTAGAAAAAAATTGATGATAACCTGAACCAGGAACATGGATCGTGGTGGGATCTTCATGTAATGTCCAAGCTTAAAATCACTTAAAAAGGAGATGGCTTGAGTCATGCTCATGTAACCATAGGTCTTGAAGCACACATTGGCTATGGGTTTTCCCGGGTAGATCAACCCCATGGCATACTCCGTTATAATGTTTAAACCTGGTGTCTGAAAATGTCAACACAAGCAAGTAGACTTTTAGGACTCACATATATGCAAATTTGAATTTAGGGCTAACGATATTTTTGGCCCCTAAGTATAGCCAAggtttgcaattttggtccttactTGAGGttattattatgtgttttgtcCATGTTCCAattaaaataactattttttatACGTGAGTGTATAGTTGGTTTTTGCAATTTGATCCAAGAAAtatagtcattttacttggaacaTCCAAACAGAGacaaaaaaacattacaaaaactTCAAACAacgaccaaagttgcaaaagaaAACCTTTTGGAACAAAAATTGAAAAGGCCAGCTATACTTGAGGACAAAATGTAATTTACTAATGAATTTAATTAGTAAGGTTGCCTTTGTTACACAAGAGTTTACTATTTTTGGAGGACTATATTTGGTGACAATGAGAGGGTTCACATGATTTTTAGACAATAGATTGAGAGGGAGGCCATATCCCATCTTTTTTAATGGGGCAACAATCTAATATTTCTGTACTATTGGCATCACTGGTCTAGTCATTGTCTATTGAATGCCAAACACAGTGCAACATGTTATCGTACCTGGTTTGTTGTTGCAGTGATGATACTAATGGGGAGGGTGAAAGAGAAAGCGATGAAAGCAGCAAATATTAATCCCCAATACGGCATTTGTATTTGATCTTTCATGAAAATGGTGAGCGCAAGGCTAATCATGAGAGTTATCGTAAGAAGCACGTAAAACCACCATGACGGTATGTCTTTGTACTTCCTCATTAATCTTGTGTGTACATCAACCTTACCCTCCGTTGATGCTTTGTAACGTTGATATATCTCCCTATAACAAAATTAAATCCTTCAACTCCAAAGTCCTTCCCACCAAACATGGTTTCATAAATAAACTATTGTGCTTTTTAGTGATAAGCGTTTGGAGACGACATTACATATGATATAGAAatgataaagaaaaaaaaaatagttgatACGTACACAACATTTTTTTTCATACACaacaataacttttttttttggcaTTTTGTGCAACCCCTCTAAAACATATATTGTTGTATAAGGCAAGAAATTGTTGTTTACGTATCAACtcctgaaaaaaaaaagaaaaaagatgaAAGGAACTTACTTCCCGTAGAAAAGACCAACATGAGTAATCGTAGATGCAATTGtagcaaatccaaaaccatatgtcAAAGCGAAAAATGTGCTCAAATTAACCCTCCCTTGCTTTGCATACTCTCCATAATCTATCTCAAACTTGTTATCCACAATCTTTGTGATATCATACAGCTGCCCATCCCCCGTAAACAAATCATTCGAGTAAATCGGAAAGTTTTTGgcattgtacacatttagtccccAATACGATATCGGCATCACCATGTACATTATCATGAAATAGCCCAAGAAAACATTGACTATAGCAAAGAAAGGAGAAATGAGAGGGCTAAATAAGAAAGAAGCCGTTGTTGCCCAATCAAGTGAAAAAGCTCCGATGCCCAAGCCTGAAAAGCCCGACCCGAGTTGATGGGCCGTTACCGATTTAGGAAAAGCCCAACATACCCATGAAATGCTTTGTAGGGTTTGAAATAAGTATCCGGGAAATAAGTAATAACAAAAACTGCATGCAAGAACGATCACAAAGAATTTTGGTCGTGACATGCGTTTTTTGTTGTCGCTGTTAGGGTCTTCGTCATCATCGTCTTCTTTAGCATGAAGTGCACTACAAAAATGATTAGACGAAATTAAAGATTATTATCAGACTTTATCAACttattttcttatattttttgttttgtggaTATATGTGCATT of the Lactuca sativa cultivar Salinas chromosome 6, Lsat_Salinas_v11, whole genome shotgun sequence genome contains:
- the LOC111898853 gene encoding oligopeptide transporter 4 yields the protein MGSVAVESSPPTAVKKPFEEENEGKDDEESPIEEVRLTVPTTDDPTQYLWTFRMWVLGLISCVLLSFLNQFFSYRTSPLVITQITVQVATLPIGRFMAAVLPTTKFSLKLPGCKSRKFSLNPGPFNMKEHVLITIFANAGSAFGNGSAYAVGIVNIIKVFYFRNITFVAAWLLIITTQVLGYGWAGLLRKYVVEPSHMWWPSTLVQISLFRALHAKEDDDDEDPNSDNKKRMSRPKFFVIVLACSFCYYLFPGYLFQTLQSISWVCWAFPKSVTAHQLGSGFSGLGIGAFSLDWATTASFLFSPLISPFFAIVNVFLGYFMIMYMVMPISYWGLNVYNAKNFPIYSNDLFTGDGQLYDITKIVDNKFEIDYGEYAKQGRVNLSTFFALTYGFGFATIASTITHVGLFYGKEIYQRYKASTEGKVDVHTRLMRKYKDIPSWWFYVLLTITLMISLALTIFMKDQIQMPYWGLIFAAFIAFSFTLPISIITATTNQTPGLNIITEYAMGLIYPGKPIANVCFKTYGYMSMTQAISFLSDFKLGHYMKIPPRSMFLVQFLGTIIAGTVNLSVAWYLLNNIEDMCHPDPKSNSPWTCPYDHVFFDASVIWGLVGPKRIFGSLGNYGALNWFFLGGFVGPIIVWLCHKAFPKVSWIPLINLPVLLGATAYMPPAAAVNYNSWILVGTIFNFFVFRYRKMWWKRYNYILSAALDAGVAFMAVLLYFTTGLENISVNWWGTNNPEHCDLATCPTARNITVDGCPIF